In Miscanthus floridulus cultivar M001 chromosome 8, ASM1932011v1, whole genome shotgun sequence, the sequence ACCACCAACTTCATCAGGACACACAGGAGACTGTAATTAAGGTGCCTTATAATGGTTTGTGTATGTTTAGAGTatttatatagaaaaaaaatgGCGGGAAGCGTTCTCTTTACCCTTGAGTATGTAGTAACGTTTTGCATGATTACAGCATCTGATTACTCCTGCGTCACAAACTCACAATCACTAGAGATAATCAACATCACCTTCCGTGCATACAGGATTTTTTGCATGATTGCAGCAGCTGATTACTCCTGCGTCACAAACTTAATCACAAGAGATAATCAACATCACCTTCCGTGCACACGGGATTTTCAAGTTTGCAGGGTCACAATCAGCAAGTCGTGAGTTTCTGACCAACCAATTGATATGCAACACGCTTCAAATTCAACCCAGGAGCCAGGATAGGCAACCCAACTCCAATATATACACAATACAAGCAGCACACATTCACTGTTCAGATAGTGGCACAATGCCTAAAGTCACATGTTATTAAGTAGACAAACTTGATAACAGTGGACGAACACCGACTTCTTGCCATCCATGCCCAGAGCACGTGTCAAAAGCAATATACTTGACAGGATAGATTATCTACCACAGTACAAACGACCGATGCTCCAGGCTTGCCGTGGTTGATCTAGAATTCCCTGTCGGGAAAGAGGATGGGTGCAACAAGCGACCATATGAACAGAACCGCCGTCGCCCACTGGGTTGCAATCCTGACCCAGACAGATGGCCACCCAACATCAACAAGCTTTCCACTCTCACCAACGGAAGTTGACCAGCCAGTCAAGAGCATTGCCGAGTACATGCTGGCCAGGGAGAAGATGAGGTGAAAGAAAGAGTAGGAGTACGTCACCGGCCTCGGTACATCCTTCTTATCTTCTTGTTCATCTGCCTTGCTGAAGGGAAGCAATGGCTTATCGGTCCCTGAAGGTTAAAGAAAAAGGAATCATCATAATTAACAATGCAAACACAATATTTGCAAAATTAGCTCATTAGCCAGAGAAGGCAATCTAACCACGAGGTGAGTCCGGTGGCGAGAGCACAGTTGCAGATGAGCCAGCACGGACAGCAGAATAGACCACAGAGAGGACCGTGGTAAGGAGTCCCAATGTAAGGCTACCAGTTGACACAGCTTTCGAGTGATTGTGAAGCCCATTGCATTCATAATCCCTTGGCTCACTGGAGAGTCCACTGTAGCACAGATATGTACAGTACAGACCAATAACCGATGCAGGCAACAGGCTTCCATTGATCTGAAAAGCAGAATGTTCAAAATTCAGCATTATTTAGCATAAAAAAGATAGTTACATTTAATGGAAATGTATAGCAGTAGTTTTTGAAAAGCATGGTCATATGAATATGATGACCAAGATGAAATCTAAAACAATCAAACCAACCCAAGAATCATCTAGAGTTGCAAATATAATACTGTCCAAAGCCCCAATTACATCCAGTATAACTTATCATGCGATAGTTTCTAGTTGAACAAGTAATATAAACATAGGCAAAGTcagtaaaaagaagaaaaacaggcTACAGGATGGTACCTTTGGGTGAAGGGCGACAATAGCAAACGCAAAAACAAGAATCAATGTGAAGACAATGAAAAACAGGTTAAGTCCGCAGTCATGTCCAGATGGAGTGAACCAGTGAAATAGAAGACCTGAGAACGAGAACGTGGCAATGTAACAGACAACTGAGACAGCCAACAGAGCCATGTACCTGCAGCAACAAAAGAGTATAAATAATAGAAAAATACGCCAATGGACGCCCAAGCAAATATGGGAACAACAACAGCAAGCAACCAACCAGAACTGCTCATCCTTGGCCACCCAGTTCTCATTCCATCCGTGCACAAAATCCAACAGCAGAACAACCTGAACGAGAAGGAACAGGCCAGATCCGAACTTGGATATAGATTCTGCAAAAGTAGAGTTGTAGTAAGAATTCCAAACACAAGTAACACAGATGATTGATACCAAACAAACTGCATGACCAACAATAGCAGAGTAGTAACTCAATGTTCAGGAAACTCAACAAATGCATCCtccgccaccccccccccccccccccccccccccaccccacccaaaaaaacacacacacacacaaatacCAACTAATACCAAACATTGTTCTGTTCTGAAATCTTAAAGAACATCTTCCATTTCCACCAAAAGAGGTCACGAGCACTAGCAATTGGGTTTGTAAAACTAGTAATGTCTCTAGATAGTGTGTACATGACCCTGAACCAAATCTTTTGTTCTGCACATCACTATATTAGCTAGTCTATAATCTCGTTTTTTACTCAACTATCTCCATCTGAAATGAATTCAGCTCCAAAACTTCTATACCAATGGGTTGTTTGGATTAAAACCTCATCTTTCCTGATAGAGCACCAGCCAGAATTTGCACAAAGACCCACATATACATGCACTAGAATTTGGGTGCATCCAGAAGGTTTATAGATATAAATCCGAAATCAACATTTTGTTTTGCATAAAACTATACTGATCTAGTGGTCTACCATCCATGGTTCTGACTCAGCAATCTATGTCCTTCCGATTCTCCAAAAATATCTTGATCAAAGAGATCGTGTGCCTCAAAAAGATTAGCGCTATTAACCAATCAGTTGTCATCGTGATATGCTCACAACTTATCGACTATGCAATCTAACAAACAATTGCCATTAGACATTGTAACATGAATTAAACAGCCTGACAAATAAAAACAGCTAAACAGCTACTCGGACGGGTGCTCACAATAATTCTGACTCAATTCTAGAATTGCGCCTACAAGTCTAGAGTTGTGTAATTCTGACAAATAAAAACAGCTGACTACCAATTGGGTTTATACAATTTACAAGTCCAGTAAGTCTACAAGTCAAGAATTGCATAAATTCTGACTCAGCAATCTccttattattattttttcaaaCAAACTCAGCAATCTCCTTATGAAACTCACAGAACTCAAAAATGTCTTCATGAAGGGATTGTTTGTCTCAAAAAGATTAACGCCATCATCACTCAATTGTCATCGTGATATGTCAAGTCTCCATCAACTATGCGTTCAGATAAACGGTTTTCATTTGTGATCGCAATATGAATCAAACGGTCTGACAAATAAAAGGGAAGGGCATTAGCTCACCATAGAAGCTGACGACGCCATTGGGCACGAAGAACATGAGGAAGACGATGACGGCCCAGCAGAAGATCTTGACCATCCATCCGCCGTGGTGGATCTTGTCACGGGGGTCCTTCTGGTCCTTTATCCCGGCCATGATGACGGCGAGGATGGtgaagaagaggaaattgccGAGGCTGACCCTGAGCACCGCGTCGGTCTCGAACCACTCGCGGTCGGGGGTCTTGTGGAAGTGGTTAATCCCTGCGGAAACAGAGAGCAATCTCCATGAATGTTTCGACGAATTGAATCGACAAATCGAACCGAGCGAACGGAGGGGGATGGGGATTCGGGTCAGGGCCACGCACATGGGATCGACTGGAGGAGGGGCGCGGCGACCTCGCGGAGCGCCCAGGATGCGAAGAGGGAGAGCGCGAAGAGGCCGCAGTAGGCGATGCGGGCGGAGCGGCGGCCGATGCTGCCGACCGCCGTCCGGCACGCCTCGCACGCGCACGCCGCGCAGCACGACGCCAGGCACGACGCTGCCCACATGGTGGCTGGTGCCCCGGCTCCGACGATCAGATCGTGTCGACTCGGGAGGGGGATCGAATTCGAAGGCCGCCGCCGCGGATTTGGGGATTTCTAGTAGGTCAGGTGGGAGAATTTGGGGAACGCGTGTTGGGGAGGGGACGGAGAAGGAGAAGACGGGGATTCGGGGAAAGCCGCAAAGGAGGAGGTGGATTACACAGCGGATTTGTTTTTGCACGAGACGGACGCACGGACGGGACGGGGAGGGGCGGCCGACGTGCCGGTGGAGTTGGTTGAGCCGTTTGGTTGGACCGGATAAGGAGACCGAGTCGGCTTGCAATATTCTACGGCAGCATCGACCAGTGAAAAAAAATACGaccgccaaaaaaaaaaaaaaaacgcaaaGGCGACTCCACTGGCCACAAGTCAAAATACTGTTAATTGCAGGCACATTTCAAACACATAAATTTCATATGGATTCTTCACGATTATAGACAAGAGATTCAATTTCATGCAGTATTTGATGTAAAAAACACTATCAGCGTTCGAATCAGGAATGCTAGCTGCATCCAGCAGAATAGGCGAAGTATTCATCCGTCTGATATACCGGAATGTAAATGAAATGTCTACTTGTACCAAATGATCGTCCGTTCAGAAATATTACGGGATGACTCTAAGTCTAAGGAGACAAAAGCTCATCTAAATATCACATCCTTCTAATAATTATTAGTGTCACTACTTCTACCACAGATGTCCTAAAAACCTAATAGACATACAAGTGTAGCATGCTCAGAGCTGACGGGAGGACAATTGTAAGTTGCATACATCACGCCAGATTCTTGTCAGAACATAAACAGACAGAAGCGCTGGCACATGAAATTGATATCAGAATTTCAACCatttcttctctttctcctttCTAGTGACAGCATTCGTCGCTGAAGCATGAGTAGCTTCAGCATCAGCGAGTGCCTTTCGAGTCTCTTCCAGTTTCCTTGAAGCTGCTTCAAAGACTGCCTTGTCTTTGCGGTTACGGTTCTTCATCTCTTCCAGTTTCTCAACTCGAATCCTCAGCTCCTTTACTTCCTCATCGTATGCGACCAAGGATCTTCTGTCCTCCTTCTTAGCATGTCCATGGGTCTCAACTGATGACCCTTTTCTAACTTTGGTGGTCGAAACTTCAGGGACATCTTGGCTCACTAGATGGCTGTTGATAAAGTTGAAGACAGATCTCTCGGCTTCTTCAGCTTTAGCAGCCCTGGCCTGTTCTGCAAACTTCTTCTCACGCTTCCTTTTCCCACCCCTACTGCGCTTTTTTCCACTGCCAATGCCTCCGTCAGCTTCGCTTGCAGCAAGTGCATGATCAAGTGATTGCTTTGGGGGTAGTACCTTAACTGGAATTGGATCAAGCATGCCTTGGCCAGACACACCAAGCCCCATCCCCTCTCGGTAACCCATTTTTGCCATCATTTTGGAGGCAACACCCCTTGTGTGGTGCTCCCATTTTGCAAAGATCATGGTATCTGTCTGAATGCCACTGAAATTTGTGAATTCTAGAAGGCCAAGACCCTGATGAACActtccatcctcttgatcagcatCATCACTGAACTCAGATTCTTCCTCACCTGAGCTTCCTTCATCTTCATCGCTCATGCCAGCATATTCTGAGACAGAAAGAGAATCACTTGGCAGCCTTGCAGAACTCCCATCATCTTGAAAAACAACTTGGCCAAGCTTCAGATTATCATCCCATGACTCAAGCTCTGCTCTCCTCCAAAGGCCAGAGTTATACCCAGAAGATGCC encodes:
- the LOC136478257 gene encoding uncharacterized protein; translated protein: MWAASCLASCCAACACEACRTAVGSIGRRSARIAYCGLFALSLFASWALREVAAPLLQSIPWINHFHKTPDREWFETDAVLRVSLGNFLFFTILAVIMAGIKDQKDPRDKIHHGGWMVKIFCWAVIVFLMFFVPNGVVSFYESISKFGSGLFLLVQVVLLLDFVHGWNENWVAKDEQFWYMALLAVSVVCYIATFSFSGLLFHWFTPSGHDCGLNLFFIVFTLILVFAFAIVALHPKINGSLLPASVIGLYCTYLCYSGLSSEPRDYECNGLHNHSKAVSTGSLTLGLLTTVLSVVYSAVRAGSSATVLSPPDSPRGTDKPLLPFSKADEQEDKKDVPRPVTYSYSFFHLIFSLASMYSAMLLTGWSTSVGESGKLVDVGWPSVWVRIATQWATAVLFIWSLVAPILFPDREF
- the LOC136478260 gene encoding zinc finger CCCH domain-containing protein 18-like; protein product: MAGEGEDEAAAIERQLEQQLQEQRSSLAAVDEALAADPSNADLLEVHEELLAAIKDAEEGLLHLKRSRLLKQVDEIFSDEASISQSPEVAIEPLDPDDVEPEPLESHDFSVGSKCRFRHSNGRWYNGCIIGFEGSSDARISFLTPTSENMSMCKFFLQQRCRFGSNCRMSHGVVIPTKALKRFTPTRWEQSLVGSSILASSGYNSGLWRRAELESWDDNLKLGQVVFQDDGSSARLPSDSLSVSEYAGMSDEDEGSSGEEESEFSDDADQEDGSVHQGLGLLEFTNFSGIQTDTMIFAKWEHHTRGVASKMMAKMGYREGMGLGVSGQGMLDPIPVKVLPPKQSLDHALAASEADGGIGSGKKRSRGGKRKREKKFAEQARAAKAEEAERSVFNFINSHLVSQDVPEVSTTKVRKGSSVETHGHAKKEDRRSLVAYDEEVKELRIRVEKLEEMKNRNRKDKAVFEAASRKLEETRKALADAEATHASATNAVTRKEKEKKWLKF